A region of Carettochelys insculpta isolate YL-2023 chromosome 9, ASM3395843v1, whole genome shotgun sequence DNA encodes the following proteins:
- the NASP gene encoding nuclear autoantigenic sperm protein isoform X1, protein MVKRAHFVTPSLFQQMRPQRPPPSLSQSCRMEEELAAPSTSADKTDSMDVDGEAKKLLGLGQKHLVLGNIPAAVNAFQEAASILGKKYGETADECAEAFFYYGKSLLELARMENGVLGNALEGVQVEEEEEEEEKAEDDSLVENADKVDEEAREELREQVYNAMGEKEESKKSAEESPVLSEAQKEARGEAVEVRGKTREEEAIDETKPTEKAEEHMEADPQEKTVSEEQVAEAAAERAAMAVEETAVAEAAKEQAEMAVEETAVAEAAKEQAAMAVEETAVAEAAKEQAEAGIEATEEQAGGDMEEKAVAEAKEEQADGDLKEKAVAEAIEERLKSKEALSSKEILLAAGNTTTSAKGKETANEMQTEEKGEVAVKVEKERDDLMEEGDGAKVEKEEEKDDLMEEGEETEGSDEEDKENDKTEGDKENDSMVEDKSFQESEEDEVGNLELAWDMLELAKVIYKRQETKEAQLHAAQAHLKLGEVSIESENYAQAIEEFQACLALQQKYLEAHDRLLAESHYQLALAYHYNSQFDEAILQFSKSLEVIDKRMVMLTERIKKTEGETTEDEKEIEELKGLVPEIKEKIEDSKESQKSARVAELALKATLVGGATSSFSQSEESTSVSTIPGRKPADGASQCVTDISHLVRKKRKPEEETQQGDNEAKKSKPEPAVNGGGDAAPSGNEVAEKMEEETEKRPQVEPGAAVESTV, encoded by the exons ATGGTGAAGAGGGCTCATTTTGTAACTCCATCTTTATTTCAGCAAATGAGGCCCCAAAGGCCTCCACCTTCTCTGAGCCAGAG TTGTAGAATGGAAGAGGAATTGGCTGCTCCCTCCACTTCAGCAGACAAAACTGATAG TATGGATGTGGATGGAGAAGCCAAGAAACTACTGGGCTTAGGACAGAAACACTTGGTATTGGGAAATATTCCAGcagctgttaatgcattccaggaAGCAGCTAGTATATT GGGTAAAAAGTATGGTGAGACAGCAGATGAGTGTGCAGAAGCTTTTTTTTACTATGGAAAATCTCTCCTGGAGTTAGCAAG AATGGAGAATGGTGTATTGGGAAATGCCTTGGAAGGAGTGCAggtggaagaagaagaagaagaagaagaaaaagcagaagaTGACTCACTGGTAGAAAATGCTGATAAAGTAGATG AAGAAGCAAGGGAGGAGTTGAGAGAGCAGGTATATAATGCCATGGGGGAAAAGGAAGAATCCAAAAAATCTGCAGAAGAGTCTCCAGTACTGAGTGAAGCACAGAAGGAAGCCAGAGGAGAGGCTGTGGAAGTGAGAGGAAAAACAAGAGAAGAGGAAGCAATTGATGAGACCAAGCCTACAGAGAAGGCAGAAGAGCACATGGAGGCAGATCCACAGGAGAAAACAGTGTCAGAAGAGCaggtggcagaagcagcagcagaacgGGCAGCGATGGCTGTGGAAGAGACGGCGGTGGCAGAAGCAGCAAAAGAACAGGCAGAGATGGCTGTGGAAGAGACGGCGGTGGCAGAAGCAGCAAAAGAACAGGCAGCGATGGCTGTGGAAGAGACGGCGGTGGCAGAAGCAGCAAAAGAACAAGCTGAGGCAGGTATTGAAGCCACAGAAGAGCAGGCAGGTGGTGATATGGAAGAGAAAGCAGTGGCAGAAGCCAAGGAAGAGCAGGCAGATGGTGATTTGAAAGAGAAGGCAGTGGCAGAAGCCATAGAAGAGAGGCTAAAGTCAAAAGAGGCACTGTCCTCAAAAGAAATACTGCTTGCAGCTGGTAATACCACTACATCTGCAAAGGGAAAAGAGACAGCTAATGAAATGCAAACTGAAGAAAAAGGTGAAGTAGCTGTTAAGGTAGAAAAGGAGAGAGATGACCTGATGGAAGAGGGAGATGGTGCTAAGGTAGaaaaagaagaggagaaagatGACCTGATGGAAGAGGGTGAAG AAACTGAAGGGTCAGATGAAGAAGATAAAGAAAATGACAAAACTGAAGGTGATAAAGAAAATGATTCAATGGTTGAAGACAAG TCATTTCAGGAGAGTGAAGAGGATGAAGTTGGAAATCTGGAGCTAGCGTGGGATATGCTGGAGTTGGCAAAAGTTATCTATAAAAG acaagaaacaaaagaAGCTCAGCTCCATGCTGCTCAGGCTCACCTAAAACTAGGAGAAGTTAGCATCGAATCTG AAAACTATGCACAGGCTATAGAGGAATTTCAGGCATGCCTAGCCTTGCAGCAGAAATATCTAGAGGCTCATGATCGCTTGTTAGCAGAGTCCCACTACCAGCTGGCACTGGCATATCACTACAACAGCCAGTTTGATGAAGCAATTCTACAGTTCAGTAAATCTCTAGAAGTCATTGACAAAAGAATGG TGATGCTGACTGAACGAATAAAGAAAACAGAAGGAGAAACCACTGAAGATGAGAAGGAGATTGAAGAATTAAAGGGACTAGTTCCTGAAATTAAGGAAAAGATAGAGGATTCAAAGGAGTCTCAGAAGAGTGCAAGAGTAGCTGAACTGGCTTTGAAAGCAACCCTG GTTGGAGGAGCCACCTCCAGTTTTTCACAGAGTGAAGAAAGCACTTCTGTTTCTACA ATCCCAGGGAGAAAACCAGCTGATGGAGCATCACAATGTGTTACAGACATCTCTCATCTTGTCAGAAAAAAG AGGAAACCAGAGGAGGAGACTCAACAGGGAGACAATGAAGCTAAGAAATCTAAACCAGAACCGGCTGTCAATGGTGGTGGTGATGCTGCCCCCAGTGGAAATGAGGTTGCAGAAAAAATGGAAGAGGAG ACAGAGAAAAGGCCACAAGTGGAACCAGGCGCTGCAGTTGAAAGTACAGTATGA
- the NASP gene encoding nuclear autoantigenic sperm protein isoform X4 — MVKRAHFVTPSLFQQMRPQRPPPSLSQSCRMEEELAAPSTSADKTDSMDVDGEAKKLLGLGQKHLVLGNIPAAVNAFQEAASILGKKYGETADECAEAFFYYGKSLLELARMENGVLGNALEGVQVEEEEEEEEKAEDDSLVENADKVDEEAREELREQVYNAMGEKEESKKSAEESPVLSEAQKEARGEAVEVRGKTREEEAIDETKPTEKAEEHMEADPQEKTVSEEQVAEAAAERAAMAVEETAVAEAAKEQAEMAVEETAVAEAAKEQAAMAVEETAVAEAAKEQAEAGIEATEEQAGGDMEEKAVAEAKEEQADGDLKEKAVAEAIEERLKSKEALSSKEILLAAGNTTTSAKGKETANEMQTEEKGEVAVKVEKERDDLMEEGDGAKVEKEEEKDDLMEEGEETEGSDEEDKENDKTEGDKENDSMVEDKSFQESEEDEVGNLELAWDMLELAKVIYKRQETKEAQLHAAQAHLKLGEVSIESENYAQAIEEFQACLALQQKYLEAHDRLLAESHYQLALAYHYNSQFDEAILQFSKSLEVIDKRMVMLTERIKKTEGETTEDEKEIEELKGLVPEIKEKIEDSKESQKSARVAELALKATLVGGATSSFSQSEESTSVSTIPGRKPADGASQCVTDISHLVRKKTEKRPQVEPGAAVESTV; from the exons ATGGTGAAGAGGGCTCATTTTGTAACTCCATCTTTATTTCAGCAAATGAGGCCCCAAAGGCCTCCACCTTCTCTGAGCCAGAG TTGTAGAATGGAAGAGGAATTGGCTGCTCCCTCCACTTCAGCAGACAAAACTGATAG TATGGATGTGGATGGAGAAGCCAAGAAACTACTGGGCTTAGGACAGAAACACTTGGTATTGGGAAATATTCCAGcagctgttaatgcattccaggaAGCAGCTAGTATATT GGGTAAAAAGTATGGTGAGACAGCAGATGAGTGTGCAGAAGCTTTTTTTTACTATGGAAAATCTCTCCTGGAGTTAGCAAG AATGGAGAATGGTGTATTGGGAAATGCCTTGGAAGGAGTGCAggtggaagaagaagaagaagaagaagaaaaagcagaagaTGACTCACTGGTAGAAAATGCTGATAAAGTAGATG AAGAAGCAAGGGAGGAGTTGAGAGAGCAGGTATATAATGCCATGGGGGAAAAGGAAGAATCCAAAAAATCTGCAGAAGAGTCTCCAGTACTGAGTGAAGCACAGAAGGAAGCCAGAGGAGAGGCTGTGGAAGTGAGAGGAAAAACAAGAGAAGAGGAAGCAATTGATGAGACCAAGCCTACAGAGAAGGCAGAAGAGCACATGGAGGCAGATCCACAGGAGAAAACAGTGTCAGAAGAGCaggtggcagaagcagcagcagaacgGGCAGCGATGGCTGTGGAAGAGACGGCGGTGGCAGAAGCAGCAAAAGAACAGGCAGAGATGGCTGTGGAAGAGACGGCGGTGGCAGAAGCAGCAAAAGAACAGGCAGCGATGGCTGTGGAAGAGACGGCGGTGGCAGAAGCAGCAAAAGAACAAGCTGAGGCAGGTATTGAAGCCACAGAAGAGCAGGCAGGTGGTGATATGGAAGAGAAAGCAGTGGCAGAAGCCAAGGAAGAGCAGGCAGATGGTGATTTGAAAGAGAAGGCAGTGGCAGAAGCCATAGAAGAGAGGCTAAAGTCAAAAGAGGCACTGTCCTCAAAAGAAATACTGCTTGCAGCTGGTAATACCACTACATCTGCAAAGGGAAAAGAGACAGCTAATGAAATGCAAACTGAAGAAAAAGGTGAAGTAGCTGTTAAGGTAGAAAAGGAGAGAGATGACCTGATGGAAGAGGGAGATGGTGCTAAGGTAGaaaaagaagaggagaaagatGACCTGATGGAAGAGGGTGAAG AAACTGAAGGGTCAGATGAAGAAGATAAAGAAAATGACAAAACTGAAGGTGATAAAGAAAATGATTCAATGGTTGAAGACAAG TCATTTCAGGAGAGTGAAGAGGATGAAGTTGGAAATCTGGAGCTAGCGTGGGATATGCTGGAGTTGGCAAAAGTTATCTATAAAAG acaagaaacaaaagaAGCTCAGCTCCATGCTGCTCAGGCTCACCTAAAACTAGGAGAAGTTAGCATCGAATCTG AAAACTATGCACAGGCTATAGAGGAATTTCAGGCATGCCTAGCCTTGCAGCAGAAATATCTAGAGGCTCATGATCGCTTGTTAGCAGAGTCCCACTACCAGCTGGCACTGGCATATCACTACAACAGCCAGTTTGATGAAGCAATTCTACAGTTCAGTAAATCTCTAGAAGTCATTGACAAAAGAATGG TGATGCTGACTGAACGAATAAAGAAAACAGAAGGAGAAACCACTGAAGATGAGAAGGAGATTGAAGAATTAAAGGGACTAGTTCCTGAAATTAAGGAAAAGATAGAGGATTCAAAGGAGTCTCAGAAGAGTGCAAGAGTAGCTGAACTGGCTTTGAAAGCAACCCTG GTTGGAGGAGCCACCTCCAGTTTTTCACAGAGTGAAGAAAGCACTTCTGTTTCTACA ATCCCAGGGAGAAAACCAGCTGATGGAGCATCACAATGTGTTACAGACATCTCTCATCTTGTCAGAAAAAAG ACAGAGAAAAGGCCACAAGTGGAACCAGGCGCTGCAGTTGAAAGTACAGTATGA
- the NASP gene encoding nuclear autoantigenic sperm protein isoform X5 has protein sequence MVKRAHFVTPSLFQQMRPQRPPPSLSQSCRMEEELAAPSTSADKTDSMDVDGEAKKLLGLGQKHLVLGNIPAAVNAFQEAASILGKKYGETADECAEAFFYYGKSLLELARMENGVLGNALEGVQVEEEEEEEEKAEDDSLVENADKVDETEGSDEEDKENDKTEGDKENDSMVEDKSFQESEEDEVGNLELAWDMLELAKVIYKRQETKEAQLHAAQAHLKLGEVSIESENYAQAIEEFQACLALQQKYLEAHDRLLAESHYQLALAYHYNSQFDEAILQFSKSLEVIDKRMVMLTERIKKTEGETTEDEKEIEELKGLVPEIKEKIEDSKESQKSARVAELALKATLVGGATSSFSQSEESTSVSTIPGRKPADGASQCVTDISHLVRKKRKPEEETQQGDNEAKKSKPEPAVNGGGDAAPSGNEVAEKMEEETEKRPQVEPGAAVESTV, from the exons ATGGTGAAGAGGGCTCATTTTGTAACTCCATCTTTATTTCAGCAAATGAGGCCCCAAAGGCCTCCACCTTCTCTGAGCCAGAG TTGTAGAATGGAAGAGGAATTGGCTGCTCCCTCCACTTCAGCAGACAAAACTGATAG TATGGATGTGGATGGAGAAGCCAAGAAACTACTGGGCTTAGGACAGAAACACTTGGTATTGGGAAATATTCCAGcagctgttaatgcattccaggaAGCAGCTAGTATATT GGGTAAAAAGTATGGTGAGACAGCAGATGAGTGTGCAGAAGCTTTTTTTTACTATGGAAAATCTCTCCTGGAGTTAGCAAG AATGGAGAATGGTGTATTGGGAAATGCCTTGGAAGGAGTGCAggtggaagaagaagaagaagaagaagaaaaagcagaagaTGACTCACTGGTAGAAAATGCTGATAAAGTAGATG AAACTGAAGGGTCAGATGAAGAAGATAAAGAAAATGACAAAACTGAAGGTGATAAAGAAAATGATTCAATGGTTGAAGACAAG TCATTTCAGGAGAGTGAAGAGGATGAAGTTGGAAATCTGGAGCTAGCGTGGGATATGCTGGAGTTGGCAAAAGTTATCTATAAAAG acaagaaacaaaagaAGCTCAGCTCCATGCTGCTCAGGCTCACCTAAAACTAGGAGAAGTTAGCATCGAATCTG AAAACTATGCACAGGCTATAGAGGAATTTCAGGCATGCCTAGCCTTGCAGCAGAAATATCTAGAGGCTCATGATCGCTTGTTAGCAGAGTCCCACTACCAGCTGGCACTGGCATATCACTACAACAGCCAGTTTGATGAAGCAATTCTACAGTTCAGTAAATCTCTAGAAGTCATTGACAAAAGAATGG TGATGCTGACTGAACGAATAAAGAAAACAGAAGGAGAAACCACTGAAGATGAGAAGGAGATTGAAGAATTAAAGGGACTAGTTCCTGAAATTAAGGAAAAGATAGAGGATTCAAAGGAGTCTCAGAAGAGTGCAAGAGTAGCTGAACTGGCTTTGAAAGCAACCCTG GTTGGAGGAGCCACCTCCAGTTTTTCACAGAGTGAAGAAAGCACTTCTGTTTCTACA ATCCCAGGGAGAAAACCAGCTGATGGAGCATCACAATGTGTTACAGACATCTCTCATCTTGTCAGAAAAAAG AGGAAACCAGAGGAGGAGACTCAACAGGGAGACAATGAAGCTAAGAAATCTAAACCAGAACCGGCTGTCAATGGTGGTGGTGATGCTGCCCCCAGTGGAAATGAGGTTGCAGAAAAAATGGAAGAGGAG ACAGAGAAAAGGCCACAAGTGGAACCAGGCGCTGCAGTTGAAAGTACAGTATGA
- the NASP gene encoding nuclear autoantigenic sperm protein isoform X2, which produces MVKRAHFVTPSLFQQMRPQRPPPSLSQSCRMEEELAAPSTSADKTDSMDVDGEAKKLLGLGQKHLVLGNIPAAVNAFQEAASILGKKYGETADECAEAFFYYGKSLLELARMENGVLGNALEGVQVEEEEEEEEKAEDDSLVENADKVDEEAREELREQVYNAMGEKEESKKSAEESPVLSEAQKEARGEAVEVRGKTREEEAIDETKPTEKAEEHMEADPQEKTVSEEQVAEAAAERAAMAVEETAVAEAAKEQAEMAVEETAVAEAAKEQAAMAVEETAVAEAAKEQAEAGIEATEEQAGGDMEEKAVAEAKEEQADGDLKEKAVAEAIEERLKSKEALSSKEILLAAGNTTTSAKGKETANEMQTEEKGEVAVKVEKERDDLMEEGDGAKVEKEEEKDDLMEEGEETEGSDEEDKENDKTEGDKENDSMVEDKESEEDEVGNLELAWDMLELAKVIYKRQETKEAQLHAAQAHLKLGEVSIESENYAQAIEEFQACLALQQKYLEAHDRLLAESHYQLALAYHYNSQFDEAILQFSKSLEVIDKRMVMLTERIKKTEGETTEDEKEIEELKGLVPEIKEKIEDSKESQKSARVAELALKATLVGGATSSFSQSEESTSVSTIPGRKPADGASQCVTDISHLVRKKRKPEEETQQGDNEAKKSKPEPAVNGGGDAAPSGNEVAEKMEEETEKRPQVEPGAAVESTV; this is translated from the exons ATGGTGAAGAGGGCTCATTTTGTAACTCCATCTTTATTTCAGCAAATGAGGCCCCAAAGGCCTCCACCTTCTCTGAGCCAGAG TTGTAGAATGGAAGAGGAATTGGCTGCTCCCTCCACTTCAGCAGACAAAACTGATAG TATGGATGTGGATGGAGAAGCCAAGAAACTACTGGGCTTAGGACAGAAACACTTGGTATTGGGAAATATTCCAGcagctgttaatgcattccaggaAGCAGCTAGTATATT GGGTAAAAAGTATGGTGAGACAGCAGATGAGTGTGCAGAAGCTTTTTTTTACTATGGAAAATCTCTCCTGGAGTTAGCAAG AATGGAGAATGGTGTATTGGGAAATGCCTTGGAAGGAGTGCAggtggaagaagaagaagaagaagaagaaaaagcagaagaTGACTCACTGGTAGAAAATGCTGATAAAGTAGATG AAGAAGCAAGGGAGGAGTTGAGAGAGCAGGTATATAATGCCATGGGGGAAAAGGAAGAATCCAAAAAATCTGCAGAAGAGTCTCCAGTACTGAGTGAAGCACAGAAGGAAGCCAGAGGAGAGGCTGTGGAAGTGAGAGGAAAAACAAGAGAAGAGGAAGCAATTGATGAGACCAAGCCTACAGAGAAGGCAGAAGAGCACATGGAGGCAGATCCACAGGAGAAAACAGTGTCAGAAGAGCaggtggcagaagcagcagcagaacgGGCAGCGATGGCTGTGGAAGAGACGGCGGTGGCAGAAGCAGCAAAAGAACAGGCAGAGATGGCTGTGGAAGAGACGGCGGTGGCAGAAGCAGCAAAAGAACAGGCAGCGATGGCTGTGGAAGAGACGGCGGTGGCAGAAGCAGCAAAAGAACAAGCTGAGGCAGGTATTGAAGCCACAGAAGAGCAGGCAGGTGGTGATATGGAAGAGAAAGCAGTGGCAGAAGCCAAGGAAGAGCAGGCAGATGGTGATTTGAAAGAGAAGGCAGTGGCAGAAGCCATAGAAGAGAGGCTAAAGTCAAAAGAGGCACTGTCCTCAAAAGAAATACTGCTTGCAGCTGGTAATACCACTACATCTGCAAAGGGAAAAGAGACAGCTAATGAAATGCAAACTGAAGAAAAAGGTGAAGTAGCTGTTAAGGTAGAAAAGGAGAGAGATGACCTGATGGAAGAGGGAGATGGTGCTAAGGTAGaaaaagaagaggagaaagatGACCTGATGGAAGAGGGTGAAG AAACTGAAGGGTCAGATGAAGAAGATAAAGAAAATGACAAAACTGAAGGTGATAAAGAAAATGATTCAATGGTTGAAGACAAG GAGAGTGAAGAGGATGAAGTTGGAAATCTGGAGCTAGCGTGGGATATGCTGGAGTTGGCAAAAGTTATCTATAAAAG acaagaaacaaaagaAGCTCAGCTCCATGCTGCTCAGGCTCACCTAAAACTAGGAGAAGTTAGCATCGAATCTG AAAACTATGCACAGGCTATAGAGGAATTTCAGGCATGCCTAGCCTTGCAGCAGAAATATCTAGAGGCTCATGATCGCTTGTTAGCAGAGTCCCACTACCAGCTGGCACTGGCATATCACTACAACAGCCAGTTTGATGAAGCAATTCTACAGTTCAGTAAATCTCTAGAAGTCATTGACAAAAGAATGG TGATGCTGACTGAACGAATAAAGAAAACAGAAGGAGAAACCACTGAAGATGAGAAGGAGATTGAAGAATTAAAGGGACTAGTTCCTGAAATTAAGGAAAAGATAGAGGATTCAAAGGAGTCTCAGAAGAGTGCAAGAGTAGCTGAACTGGCTTTGAAAGCAACCCTG GTTGGAGGAGCCACCTCCAGTTTTTCACAGAGTGAAGAAAGCACTTCTGTTTCTACA ATCCCAGGGAGAAAACCAGCTGATGGAGCATCACAATGTGTTACAGACATCTCTCATCTTGTCAGAAAAAAG AGGAAACCAGAGGAGGAGACTCAACAGGGAGACAATGAAGCTAAGAAATCTAAACCAGAACCGGCTGTCAATGGTGGTGGTGATGCTGCCCCCAGTGGAAATGAGGTTGCAGAAAAAATGGAAGAGGAG ACAGAGAAAAGGCCACAAGTGGAACCAGGCGCTGCAGTTGAAAGTACAGTATGA
- the NASP gene encoding nuclear autoantigenic sperm protein isoform X3, with translation MKSAAARAELAPGPPPSCRMEEELAAPSTSADKTDSMDVDGEAKKLLGLGQKHLVLGNIPAAVNAFQEAASILGKKYGETADECAEAFFYYGKSLLELARMENGVLGNALEGVQVEEEEEEEEKAEDDSLVENADKVDEEAREELREQVYNAMGEKEESKKSAEESPVLSEAQKEARGEAVEVRGKTREEEAIDETKPTEKAEEHMEADPQEKTVSEEQVAEAAAERAAMAVEETAVAEAAKEQAEMAVEETAVAEAAKEQAAMAVEETAVAEAAKEQAEAGIEATEEQAGGDMEEKAVAEAKEEQADGDLKEKAVAEAIEERLKSKEALSSKEILLAAGNTTTSAKGKETANEMQTEEKGEVAVKVEKERDDLMEEGDGAKVEKEEEKDDLMEEGEETEGSDEEDKENDKTEGDKENDSMVEDKSFQESEEDEVGNLELAWDMLELAKVIYKRQETKEAQLHAAQAHLKLGEVSIESENYAQAIEEFQACLALQQKYLEAHDRLLAESHYQLALAYHYNSQFDEAILQFSKSLEVIDKRMVMLTERIKKTEGETTEDEKEIEELKGLVPEIKEKIEDSKESQKSARVAELALKATLVGGATSSFSQSEESTSVSTIPGRKPADGASQCVTDISHLVRKKRKPEEETQQGDNEAKKSKPEPAVNGGGDAAPSGNEVAEKMEEETEKRPQVEPGAAVESTV, from the exons CTGGCGCCAGGCCCCCCACCTAG TTGTAGAATGGAAGAGGAATTGGCTGCTCCCTCCACTTCAGCAGACAAAACTGATAG TATGGATGTGGATGGAGAAGCCAAGAAACTACTGGGCTTAGGACAGAAACACTTGGTATTGGGAAATATTCCAGcagctgttaatgcattccaggaAGCAGCTAGTATATT GGGTAAAAAGTATGGTGAGACAGCAGATGAGTGTGCAGAAGCTTTTTTTTACTATGGAAAATCTCTCCTGGAGTTAGCAAG AATGGAGAATGGTGTATTGGGAAATGCCTTGGAAGGAGTGCAggtggaagaagaagaagaagaagaagaaaaagcagaagaTGACTCACTGGTAGAAAATGCTGATAAAGTAGATG AAGAAGCAAGGGAGGAGTTGAGAGAGCAGGTATATAATGCCATGGGGGAAAAGGAAGAATCCAAAAAATCTGCAGAAGAGTCTCCAGTACTGAGTGAAGCACAGAAGGAAGCCAGAGGAGAGGCTGTGGAAGTGAGAGGAAAAACAAGAGAAGAGGAAGCAATTGATGAGACCAAGCCTACAGAGAAGGCAGAAGAGCACATGGAGGCAGATCCACAGGAGAAAACAGTGTCAGAAGAGCaggtggcagaagcagcagcagaacgGGCAGCGATGGCTGTGGAAGAGACGGCGGTGGCAGAAGCAGCAAAAGAACAGGCAGAGATGGCTGTGGAAGAGACGGCGGTGGCAGAAGCAGCAAAAGAACAGGCAGCGATGGCTGTGGAAGAGACGGCGGTGGCAGAAGCAGCAAAAGAACAAGCTGAGGCAGGTATTGAAGCCACAGAAGAGCAGGCAGGTGGTGATATGGAAGAGAAAGCAGTGGCAGAAGCCAAGGAAGAGCAGGCAGATGGTGATTTGAAAGAGAAGGCAGTGGCAGAAGCCATAGAAGAGAGGCTAAAGTCAAAAGAGGCACTGTCCTCAAAAGAAATACTGCTTGCAGCTGGTAATACCACTACATCTGCAAAGGGAAAAGAGACAGCTAATGAAATGCAAACTGAAGAAAAAGGTGAAGTAGCTGTTAAGGTAGAAAAGGAGAGAGATGACCTGATGGAAGAGGGAGATGGTGCTAAGGTAGaaaaagaagaggagaaagatGACCTGATGGAAGAGGGTGAAG AAACTGAAGGGTCAGATGAAGAAGATAAAGAAAATGACAAAACTGAAGGTGATAAAGAAAATGATTCAATGGTTGAAGACAAG TCATTTCAGGAGAGTGAAGAGGATGAAGTTGGAAATCTGGAGCTAGCGTGGGATATGCTGGAGTTGGCAAAAGTTATCTATAAAAG acaagaaacaaaagaAGCTCAGCTCCATGCTGCTCAGGCTCACCTAAAACTAGGAGAAGTTAGCATCGAATCTG AAAACTATGCACAGGCTATAGAGGAATTTCAGGCATGCCTAGCCTTGCAGCAGAAATATCTAGAGGCTCATGATCGCTTGTTAGCAGAGTCCCACTACCAGCTGGCACTGGCATATCACTACAACAGCCAGTTTGATGAAGCAATTCTACAGTTCAGTAAATCTCTAGAAGTCATTGACAAAAGAATGG TGATGCTGACTGAACGAATAAAGAAAACAGAAGGAGAAACCACTGAAGATGAGAAGGAGATTGAAGAATTAAAGGGACTAGTTCCTGAAATTAAGGAAAAGATAGAGGATTCAAAGGAGTCTCAGAAGAGTGCAAGAGTAGCTGAACTGGCTTTGAAAGCAACCCTG GTTGGAGGAGCCACCTCCAGTTTTTCACAGAGTGAAGAAAGCACTTCTGTTTCTACA ATCCCAGGGAGAAAACCAGCTGATGGAGCATCACAATGTGTTACAGACATCTCTCATCTTGTCAGAAAAAAG AGGAAACCAGAGGAGGAGACTCAACAGGGAGACAATGAAGCTAAGAAATCTAAACCAGAACCGGCTGTCAATGGTGGTGGTGATGCTGCCCCCAGTGGAAATGAGGTTGCAGAAAAAATGGAAGAGGAG ACAGAGAAAAGGCCACAAGTGGAACCAGGCGCTGCAGTTGAAAGTACAGTATGA